GAATGGGGACAACCTCAGAACGCTCCCGCTCGTGATGCTTATTCCGCTCAGGCTGATCATTCATCGCAGATGAGAAATCCATTTGCTCAGCAAGAGACAGCTGGTCACGCTCAGAACGCTTTCCAACAGCAAGGCCATTCTGCTCCGAATCCTGCAACGACGTTTCCAGTTTCATACGGAGATTCGTCGCCTCTGGCTTCCAATGAAAACACTCATCTCGGCGAATCACGACACATCCCACGCGAAACCGGTATCCAACTCCTGTCCTGGCAGGACGCAGCCAATCGACTCGCTGATCTGGGAATCGAGAACTATCACCTGGAATCGGGAGCCAACCCCGGAACATTTCTCTTTGTTTGCCTGTATCGCCCCGCTGCGACTCCTTCTGTGACTCATCGTTTCGAAGCGGAAGGAAATGATCCTCTCGTCGCTGTGAATCAGGTCATCACAAAAGTGAATGAATGGATCGCAGGCAACTACGCAACCCAGGCCTACTCGAATGCCGCTCCGCGATTCACTCGATAGCCGCATTCAGTCAGAGGCAGAAGTTAAGACCTTCCGAACGGCTTTTCCCTCGTGAAAGAGGATGAATGAATTCGCGTTCGAGTTGGCAGACTCTTCGTTGTGGAAGTGTGCGTGAGATGACTCCTTTTCAGACTAACGCACTCCAACCGAGAAGACCGGAGAATTTCCTTTTCACAGACGCCGTTTCCGGTTGGAAATGGCGTCAGAAGTTCAAAAGGAAATCTGCTGACTCGGTCGCAATTGATCCGGAATCGACAGGGCATCGATCTCCGAAGATGGCACGCGTGGAAGCAGCTCTCTTCGTCGCAGACTCTGCTCTATCTGCACGCAAAGTCAGTCAGGTCGCGATGCTTGCCGACTACAAAGAAGCACTTTCGCTGATCGACATGTTGAATCAGTTGTACGATGTGTCTGGTTCAGCGTTTCGAATCGAACGTGTTGCTTCCGGCTACAAGCTGTTGACGCGCCCGCAGCTTTCTGTGTGGCTGGATCGTGTTCACAGTCGACAGGCTCATCTCAAGCTCTCTCCGCCAGCTATGGAGACACTAACGATCATCGCTTATCGACAACCCTGCACGCGAGCAGATGTCGAAGCCATTCGCGGCGTTCAGGCGTCCGAAATGATCAAGCAGCTTCTCGACAAGAATCTGGTGAGAGTCGTGGGCGAAGATGATTCGCTGGGCCGTCCTTATCTTTATGGGACAACGCGAATCTTTCTGGAGAGTTTCGGCCTCTCGAATGTCAACGAACTTCCGATGGCGGAGCTGTTGAAACCGAAGGAACCGGAAGAGATCAGCGAGTCAGAAACTGACGAAACTGTTGAAGAAACCGACGACGCTACGTTGCAGCTTGAACCCAACGACGCAAGCTCACCGGAATCTGCAGAAATCGCAGAGCCTGAAGACGAAGAAGGCGATCAAGCCGCCGCGTGAGGGAACGCTCTTACCCAGTACCACGAAACAGGCTTGAGCTCGATTTCGGCCTCTCGAAATCGACGCTTGTTGGCTTAGCGGACCGCAATTCTTGGCGTTTCTGTTGCATCATTCGCTTCTAGAGCGACTGTCTCGTCACTCTCAACGAGAGGAGAGATGACTGCCCAATGGACCGTGATCGGAGCCTGATCAGCAGCTGTTTGCCACTGCAGCATGAGTGGCTGCGTTCCGTAGTGAATCTGTCCGTTCAGATCTGCACCGAGCTTCATCGAAAGAGCGTCGACGGTGTACTGTTCAGAAGTGTCATCGCTCCACAGGAGAATGCCTCCGGTCTTCACAAGATCACGATGTGACAACCCGGAACTTCGCTTCGGATCAAGTTCACTAAAGGCCAGCGGGCGATGAAACGTTCCGTTGTACCAGCTTGCGTTCTGGGCAAGATTGGCTGTCCCGCCGATGATCTTGAGCGGCCGCTTGAAGTCCTGATCCGCCCAAATTTTCCGAACCTGCTGAGCGAGATCTTTTCCCGGAAAGTGAACACTTGAAGGGGCTGTGGAAGTGATCATCTTCGGCATCATCGTGTTGATGGTCACGAGCAGGGCAGCGAAGGCACCGACAGCCGCTCCGCAACTGAGCAAAACGCGTCTCCACGAAGCTTTTGACTCTCGCAAATCACACCACAACAAAATTGAAAGACCAGCGAACGTCCACAAAGTCAGTCCGGTGGCTCCGAGGTCGACCCCCACCAATCCAGCCAGGACGAGCATTGAGGCAGCCGGGAGAAGAGTCACGACCAAAAGGTATTGCTTTGCGAAGTCCTGATTTTCTTTGTCGTAGCTGGATTCGTCGCCGAATTGCACAGCCTGAATCATCGGGAGGAGGAGCAAAGCGATCGGAACGACGGCCAGAAGCTGTCGAATGATGAATCGCAGCGCGAATACCACGTGGGCACTCAGAGAGTCCCAGCTGTGCAAGGCTGTCGAAAACGTCTGAAAGTCATTCGACCAGGACCAGAACAGGTGCGGAGCAACGATCAGACCGGCGGTCAAAATCGCGAGAAATGGCCACGAAGTGTCCCAGCATCGCCGGGCTTTGTAGTTCATCAAGGAGAATGCACACATCGCCCAGAAGAGCAGGACCGTGCTGTAGTGGCACAACATTCCCAACCCAAGGAGAACACCAAGAATGACCCAGTCGCGGCGATTTTCCAGCTGAAAAGCCTTGTAAGCCGCAACGATGGACAGCGCCCAAATTGCTCCTGCGAGGTGAGCACTCGTCAGGGCGGAAGAGCCGATCGTGAAAAAGAAACAGCCTTCCAGAACAAGTGCTCCGCAAATGGCTGTCCATGGATGAAGAAACTCTCGGCCGAGTTTCCACGCTGCCCACAGGCATGTGGCGATACACAATTGAGCAATCAAATATGCAGGCCATGCAGCTGGGGCAAAGACTGCAGAAACAATCGACATCACCCAGATCGAAAGCGGTGGCTGATCGAAGTATCCCCAGGCTGGGGACTGCCCCAATGTCAGGATTTCAAGAGTTTCCGTGGGAAGATTTGGCTGCGTGATCGTGGACAGAATCGTCCAGAAAACGACATGGATGCCGAGGAGCGTGTAGAAGAAGCGGATCGTTGGATCGCGACTCTCTTCGTTTTCTTGATGGGTCTTCTGGTGAAACGCGTCGACAATTCGAGTGACGTGTTTGAATTTCTGCGTGTAGGCTTGGCTCATGATATCCGTTTCCCGAGCTGTGGCCTCGGTCGGCTCAAAGCTGCAAAAGGTCCATCTTTTTGCGAAATCGAATCGGAGGCGAGGACATTTCACACATTCCTTTGGGATCGCCAGAAGAGTTCAGCTCAACACTGTGATGTGTCGGACCGCGCACGTTCGTGAAGACCAGGTCGAAAACGCCCGCGAAGATTAACGATCTTTCAAAAAAAACGTCAAGATCGGTCCCATCTCCGGACGCAGCATCAAGCGAGAAGAACATTTCAGATCGTCGAAGAAGCCGTCGTTTGATGTCTTCGCAGCTTTCCACAGCCCGAGATTTGATTCTCAAACGCGTATGGGCTGACAATACGCACGTAAGAACCTATTCTCGCGAGTCGCCGAAGAAAGCACTTAAAAACTACAAGCATTCCGCTCATGCGTGCGGACCGGAGAAGTCATGGAAATTCTGCCAGCCATTGATCTGAGAAACGGAAAGTGCGTCCGTTTGCGTCAAGGCGACTACAATCAGGAGACGATTTTCGGCGATGATCCCGTCGCGATGGCTCAACGTTGGGAGTCTGAAGGAGGCCAGCGGTTGCATCTGGTCGATCTCGATGGGGCGAAAGCAGGAAGACCGGTCAATCTCGATGTGATTTCTCGAATCGTTGAAGCGGTGAACATTCCTTGTCAGCTCGGTGGCGGAATTCGCAGCGAAGAGACCGTCGCTGAGATGTTGAACGACGTCGGAATCGATCGAGTCATTATCGGAACGCAAGCACTCAAACAGCCCGAATGGTTTCAGGAAGTGTGTGAGAAGTTCCCGCATAAATGTTGCCTCGGACTCGATGCCCGAGACTCGATGGTGGCGACGGAAGGTTGGCTCGATGTCTCGGAAACGTCCGCTTTGGAATTGGCGAATCGTTTCATTGGAGTTCCGCTGGCAGCCGTCATTTACACGAACATCGCCAACGACGGGATGATGCAGGGTATCGACGACGGAACGATGTCAGACTTCGTCGAGCTGGCAAAACGTGGATTCCCAGTGATTGCATCGGGTGGCGTCACGACCATGGAAGACATTGTCCGGCTCAACGAACTCTCGAAACAGCATCCGAATCTTGTCGGAGCGATTACCGGTCGGGCGATTTACGAGGGAAAAATCGATCTGGCAGAAGCTGTACGGATCACTGCTTAAATCGTATCCGCGATGGGGGAGCCTCTCAGTGCTCCCTTCTGGCTTCTCTTAGTCTTTGCCGAAGCAGGATTCGCGCATACGCTTTCGCTGATGGATACGGCAATGAAAATGCGCGAGAGTCTTACGCAGAGCAGCAAAAAGATCAGTGAGAACTCTGCTGGAGCGGGGCGATCGAGGAAAGCTCAGCGGGTATCTGTCTTTGGAGCTGAGATCGCCAAGAGTGCGAATTCACAAGCACTTGTGAAAGAAGAAAGAAGCGGAGAGAGCGGGATTCGAACCCGCGGTCCCCTTTGACAGGGACACATCATTAGCAATGATGCGCATTCGGCCACTCTGCCATCTCTCCGTTCAATCGGGGCAACAAAATCATTGCCGCCCACTGGCGCATGCGGAAGATAGATGTTCATTGATCGAGTTGCAAGATTGAGAGCCGGATTCTGTGCTCCCAATTTTCCAACAGCTTCTCTGGGCTGATTCCATCTTGACCAGATCCGCAAAATTTCTCTATGTAGGCCCAACGAAAGGGGTTTGATCTGTCTCAAGGATCACCGGCACCTGATTCGCCTGAGGTTCTCGCTGCGTTTCAAACCTTTTCTTGCAGTTGTTCCGTCTGCCAGACCCCGCCTGGATACGAATCGTCAGACCCATGCTCCCGATGTCCCGACTTCTCCAGCGATATATTCTGGGTCAAGTAATCAAGGTTTTCCTTTCGATTCTTGCCGGGATGACATTGCTGCTGGTCTTCGTCGGAGTTTTTCAACAGGCGGCCGAACTTGGACTCACTCCGCAGCATGCGGTTCGCGTTCTTCCATATATCGTCCCCAGTTTGCTCCCTTTCACGATTCCGGCAGCGATGCTGCTGACCGTGAGTGTGGTTTACGGGCGCTTGTCGGGTGATCAGGAAGTGATCGCGGCCAAAGCGGCGGGAATTCATCCAGTTTCACTAATGTGGCCAGCGTTCGCGTTGGGACTCGCTTTAAGCGTCGGATCACTTGTGCTGACCGACCGACTCATCCCGTGGTCGATTTCCCGCATCGAACAGCATGTTGTGTCTGTGATGGAAGAGTTGTTCATGGAGCGGCTCAAGTCACAGCTTCAATACAGCGATCGAAAACTCGGGCTGCATATCAATGTGGCAGACGTTGAGGGCCACACGCTCATCCATCCTGTGATCCAGTTTTCTAAAGGGAAGGGTGGCGTCACGACGCAGGCGGAACTGGCCCGAATTCGATTGAGTGTCGAGCGTCAGGAGATTCTCGTTCAACTCAAGAATGGCTTCATTGAGTTCCCCGATGACAGCCGCGTCTATTTTCAGGGAGAACGATCCGAGCGATTCCGCTGGGAAACCGATATGGGAGATCGCAAAGCACGACACATCCCGATCACAGAAATATATGGAGAGCTCGACAAGATCGAACGCTTCCGGGAGAGTCAAAAGCAGCTTCAAGCGACGGAAGTTTTCCTCTCGCTGGCGGGTGCCGACTTTCGAAGGCTTGTCACCGATGCGGTCAAACGCTCCAAAACCCTGGCGACCGATCAGTCACGGTTTTTTAAGCTTCGGACGGAAGTTCACAGTCGCTGTTCCTTGGCGCTGAGCTGTTTCTTCTTCACTCTGTTAGGAGTGCCGGTTGCGGTGATGCTCGGGAAGTCTCAATTCGCGACGAGCTTCCTGTTTTGCTTCCTTCCCATCGTGTGCGGATACTACCCGCTGACGCTGGGATTGATGTCGCAAGCCAAAAACGGGACGATCGCTCCAGACTGGTCGATGTGGGTCGCCAATGTGCTCGTGATGATCCTCGGCGGATTCGCGATTCGAAAGGTGATTCGGTATTGATTGCGGAACTGAATCCGGGTACATCCACTTCTGCAACTGTCCAGCCGATTCAATCAAACCCGCTACTGGGCAGCAAGTTGTTTATCCAAAAAGGTTTGTGTCAATGTGCGGCCTCAAAAGGTCGTTGACACTGCATACACCAGATCTATAATCGCCCCGAAACCAACATGCAGCGACATAAAGGCTGTATCAGCGGGCAATCCCATAGGAGAGAGTCATGGCAGAAAACTTGGCCGAATTCAGCGACGATACATTCCAGTCAGACGTATTGGAAAGCAGTCAACCCGTCCTCGTCGACTTTTGGGCGCCATGGTGTGGCCCTTGTAAAATGCTGACTCCAACGATTGAGGCACTCGCCGATCAATACGCTGGCAAAGTCAAAATCGGCAAGCTGAACACCGACGAAAATCGTCAGGCAGCGATCAACTATCAGATCAACAGCATCCCGACTTTGATCGTTTTCAAAGACGGCGAGCCAGTCGATCGCATGCTCGGATTGCAGCAGCAGGAACGTATTGCTGAAGTCCTCGACCGACATCTATAAGTCTTGGTGGAGAGCCGATTGAGTCCGACGAACAGCCCGTTCACGGCGTTCGATCTCAGTCGGCTATTTTCACTGGGTTGTCAAACTCGCTTCGGGGAAAGGATGCCCCATGTCGGACCGACCCGCTGATTACCCGGTTCCATTCGATTCAGAGGATGATCAACGTCTGCAACAGGCGAGTGAAATTTTCACCATGTTGCAGACCCAAATGGATGAACTCGATCGAAAGGAGCGGAGCGTCTCGGAGGCGTTGTCTCTTCTGGCGGACCGGGAAAGTACGCTCGCAAAACGCACCCGAAGTCTGGAAGTCCGCGAACGCGCACTCATCACTGCGGAGCAGCGATCGAGTGAAATTCTAAAGCTCGCCAAAGTTCTACAGGCGAAAGAGAACGAGATTGCTTCCGAGAAGAAGAATCTTGAAATCCAGAAGGTTGAACTTCTCGATTCTCATAAGCGTCAGGTCGCAGAGAGTCTACGCGAACTCGAAGAGAAGTTTCAGCAACAACAATCGGCCGCAGAAGAGCAACTCGATCAACAGCGACGCCAGCTCAATGATCGTGAACAGTTTCTCCAACGTGAGCGCGAAGAGCATCTCAAATCGTCTTCAGCGTTTCGGCTCGAAATGGAGCAGCAGCGGGCTGACCTGCTGAGCGAACACGAGCGAATTCTCGCGGAAAAACAAAGGGAACTCGAAACCGAGTTTGGGCAGAGAGTTGCGAAACAAGAGCAAGAACTCCAACGCTCAAGGTTCGAGTGCGAACGAGACACGGCTGAACTGAAGCGACAGCAAGCAGAGCATCAACAGGCTGTTGAGAAGTTTCGGGACGAGTCTGCCTCTCAACGGGCCAAGCTGGTTGAAGACCACGAAACGCAACTCGCCCATCATCGTCGTCTTCTTGAAACCGAGTTTGCAGAGAAGCAGTCTGCTGCAACTCAAGAATTAGCCAAAGAGCGTGCGCGACTTCAGTTTCAACGAGAAGAGATCGAAGCGGAGTCCGATCGTCATCGACAGGCAGTCGCACAATGGGAGAAAGAATCTGCTGAGCAGCGAACTGCCTGGGAAGCAGCATGCGATCGCCAAATCGCTGAAGAGAAAGAGAAGCTAGAAAGCGAGTTCGAGGAACTTCGGTCAGAGTTCGCGAAGCGACACGGGGAAAAAGAGAGTCATCTCGCCGAGCGAGAACTTCAGTTCGAACGGGATCGTGAAGACTTTCAGAAAGCGGTCAGTGAGTGGGAAGCAGAGTCCGCAAAGCAGCGCGAGCAACTGGAAACGCTTCGCGCTCACCAACTCGAAGAAGTTCGTCAGGAAGTTGAAAAAGAATTCGAGCGACGACAACTGGAACTCGATCAATTGCAAGCGTCGATTGCCGACGAGCGTCAATGCTTCGAACAGGAGAAAACGCAGTGGGCTGCGAATCTCAAACAGCGAGGAAAGTCATTTGAAGCGGAACTGGAAGCACGTCGCCACGAACTGGAAGACTTTGCAGCCTCACAGCTGCAAGAGTCTCAGCTGCAACTCCAATTCGAACGAGTCCGATTGAATCAGGAGAGGAACGACCTCAACGCTGAGACAAAGAGGTTTCAGCAGACGCTCAATCAACAGCGCATGGAACTCAACGAAGAACTCAAGTCATTGCGAATCGAGTTTGACAAGAGTCTCGAACAGAAAGAAAGCGAGTTCAACGACCAGCAGCGAGCCCGTCGAGAAGAACTGTTTGACGAAGTGCGACGGCATAAGAAGGATGTCGAAGATCAGCTCAAAGCCGAACGAGAACAACTCGAACAGACCACTTCGAAACTCAATGCGGACCGTGAGCGATTCCGATCTCACGTTGATGAAGCGATGGCTCGTCTGGCAGAAGAGGAGCAACTTCAGCGAGTCAAGACGGAGCAGTTCCGAACTCAGAAAATTGCTGCCCTCGATCTGCGAGAACAGCAATTGCAGCAGCGAGAGATCGATTTCAAAAAGCGGACAACGCTTCACGAGAGCCACTTGGATCGCGTGCGAAGAGAGTTAGAAACTTCCAAAGCCAAGCTGGAACAGACCCGTCAGAAGCAGATGATCTGGCGTGAAGAAGTCGAACAGGGAATTCGCCTGCGTTTAAGTCAAATGCGGCGCTATCGCGACGTGATGTCCCTCAGAGAACAGTCACTCGATCAGGAACGGGAAGAGTTTTCGGAGAGTCGCAGGAAAGCAGAATTTGAACTGGCGGAAGGTCGCAAGATGTTGGCCGAAGAACGATTTCGGTGGCTGCAGCAGAAAGCGATTTCAACAACAAAACTTCAAGAACTCGACAGCGAAATTCACGATGAGTATCGAACCGTTCAGCAACTGATCAGCCAGTTCGTTGAGCTAACGGCTCCGGAATCGGAATATGGAGCGAACGCCTCAAGTTCTCTGTTCGCCGATTCTGTTACGAGTATTCAGATTTCAAACCTGTTCGAGCGGCTTCGCGAAACACATCAACTGATCCAGCATCGTATCGAACACTCAACAATTTCAGAGACCGACGAAACCGATCAGTCGTCGACGTTCGAAGCTGTGTTCGAAGATCTCTCACAGCAAGTGGAATCAGTTCGAATGCGAGAGGAAGAGTTGGCATCTGCTCGTGAGCAATGGCTGGCTGATCGTCACAAGGCTGAGCACGTCATTCGCGAGCTTGTGATTCAGCTGGAATCTGCACTCGATCAGATCGAGCAATTCGAACAGCAAGCTGAGGGTGGACAGCTTCACTTGGGGCCGGTGCGAGGCCAAAACGTCGCCTGATTTGCATACTCGGCGACTTTGCTTTGTCGTGAGTTCTCTTATCGCTGCCAATTCCGCTCGGCTGAGATGAATTCCCGAAGCTCGTTCGAAACTCCTTCGAATAGCCAAGCAACTGAGACGTTTCGACAATGTCGATGAGTTCGCAGCATGCCGAAACTCGACGAAATGATGATCAGT
The sequence above is drawn from the Thalassoglobus sp. JC818 genome and encodes:
- the hisA gene encoding 1-(5-phosphoribosyl)-5-[(5-phosphoribosylamino)methylideneamino]imidazole-4-carboxamide isomerase — its product is MEILPAIDLRNGKCVRLRQGDYNQETIFGDDPVAMAQRWESEGGQRLHLVDLDGAKAGRPVNLDVISRIVEAVNIPCQLGGGIRSEETVAEMLNDVGIDRVIIGTQALKQPEWFQEVCEKFPHKCCLGLDARDSMVATEGWLDVSETSALELANRFIGVPLAAVIYTNIANDGMMQGIDDGTMSDFVELAKRGFPVIASGGVTTMEDIVRLNELSKQHPNLVGAITGRAIYEGKIDLAEAVRITA
- a CDS encoding LptF/LptG family permease, with product MSRLLQRYILGQVIKVFLSILAGMTLLLVFVGVFQQAAELGLTPQHAVRVLPYIVPSLLPFTIPAAMLLTVSVVYGRLSGDQEVIAAKAAGIHPVSLMWPAFALGLALSVGSLVLTDRLIPWSISRIEQHVVSVMEELFMERLKSQLQYSDRKLGLHINVADVEGHTLIHPVIQFSKGKGGVTTQAELARIRLSVERQEILVQLKNGFIEFPDDSRVYFQGERSERFRWETDMGDRKARHIPITEIYGELDKIERFRESQKQLQATEVFLSLAGADFRRLVTDAVKRSKTLATDQSRFFKLRTEVHSRCSLALSCFFFTLLGVPVAVMLGKSQFATSFLFCFLPIVCGYYPLTLGLMSQAKNGTIAPDWSMWVANVLVMILGGFAIRKVIRY
- the trxA gene encoding thioredoxin encodes the protein MAENLAEFSDDTFQSDVLESSQPVLVDFWAPWCGPCKMLTPTIEALADQYAGKVKIGKLNTDENRQAAINYQINSIPTLIVFKDGEPVDRMLGLQQQERIAEVLDRHL
- a CDS encoding glycosyltransferase family 39 protein; this encodes MSQAYTQKFKHVTRIVDAFHQKTHQENEESRDPTIRFFYTLLGIHVVFWTILSTITQPNLPTETLEILTLGQSPAWGYFDQPPLSIWVMSIVSAVFAPAAWPAYLIAQLCIATCLWAAWKLGREFLHPWTAICGALVLEGCFFFTIGSSALTSAHLAGAIWALSIVAAYKAFQLENRRDWVILGVLLGLGMLCHYSTVLLFWAMCAFSLMNYKARRCWDTSWPFLAILTAGLIVAPHLFWSWSNDFQTFSTALHSWDSLSAHVVFALRFIIRQLLAVVPIALLLLPMIQAVQFGDESSYDKENQDFAKQYLLVVTLLPAASMLVLAGLVGVDLGATGLTLWTFAGLSILLWCDLRESKASWRRVLLSCGAAVGAFAALLVTINTMMPKMITSTAPSSVHFPGKDLAQQVRKIWADQDFKRPLKIIGGTANLAQNASWYNGTFHRPLAFSELDPKRSSGLSHRDLVKTGGILLWSDDTSEQYTVDALSMKLGADLNGQIHYGTQPLMLQWQTAADQAPITVHWAVISPLVESDETVALEANDATETPRIAVR
- the scpB gene encoding SMC-Scp complex subunit ScpB, translated to MTPFQTNALQPRRPENFLFTDAVSGWKWRQKFKRKSADSVAIDPESTGHRSPKMARVEAALFVADSALSARKVSQVAMLADYKEALSLIDMLNQLYDVSGSAFRIERVASGYKLLTRPQLSVWLDRVHSRQAHLKLSPPAMETLTIIAYRQPCTRADVEAIRGVQASEMIKQLLDKNLVRVVGEDDSLGRPYLYGTTRIFLESFGLSNVNELPMAELLKPKEPEEISESETDETVEETDDATLQLEPNDASSPESAEIAEPEDEEGDQAAA